One Desulfocurvibacter africanus subsp. africanus DSM 2603 genomic region harbors:
- a CDS encoding ArsR/SmtB family transcription factor — protein MKINCESLSGLFKALSEEVRLRMLALLAFSDKGELCVCDIMSALDIPQSTASRHLAHLRGADLVKGRRKGAWTYYRLVQDGEGPWKWLEQALNDLRRECPQVEQDLEALKRYLATKQESC, from the coding sequence ATGAAAATAAACTGTGAGAGTCTTTCCGGGCTATTCAAAGCCCTCTCCGAGGAGGTCAGGCTGCGCATGCTGGCCCTGTTGGCGTTCTCCGACAAAGGCGAACTGTGCGTGTGCGACATCATGTCCGCTCTGGACATTCCCCAGTCCACGGCCTCGCGGCACCTGGCGCACCTGCGCGGGGCCGATCTGGTCAAGGGCCGCCGCAAGGGGGCCTGGACCTACTACCGGCTTGTGCAGGATGGAGAGGGGCCTTGGAAGTGGCTGGAGCAGGCACTGAACGACCTGCGTCGCGAATGTCCGCAGGTCGAGCAGGACCTGGAGGCGCTCAAGCGCTATCTGGCGACCAAGCAGGAATCCTGCTGA